The following coding sequences lie in one Pseudomonas sp. SL4(2022) genomic window:
- the tssH gene encoding type VI secretion system ATPase TssH: protein MEMINVDLQQLVQALDAASKQDLETAAERCVVRGGSKILVEDLLLGLLERPEGLLPRALQDADVDAGELARALQPRGEHNESRNPVFATELVQWLQDALLVASLELGQSQVDEAALILALLRNPMRYAGSHYQPLLAKLNAERLREFALAQQQPTAAGKPAAGGESNLSRFTHNFTQQACDGKLDPVLCRDGAIRQMIDILARRRKSNPIVVGEAGVGKTAIVEGLALRIAAGEVPAALKGVELLCLDLGLLQAGASVKGEFERRLQGVIDEVKASPKPIILFIDEAHTLIGAGGQAGSGDAANLLKPALARGELRTIAATTWSEYKKYFEKDPALARRFQPVQLHEPTVDEAVTILRGLAPVYEKSHGIYLRDDAVVAAAELSARYLAGRQLPDKAVDVLDTACARVRISLAAAPETLERLRGEIAEGERQSEAMSRDMEAGLHIDSESLEQLEARLSQARAELEQIETRWAVQRELAEHLLELRKQCASLRQNPTEAENSDGQAVQLEQLEGELRAVQAELASAQVNERLVSFEVCPRLVAEVISHWTGVPLSQLAREHNSKVLTFARDLGLRVRGQAQAIAALDRSMRASAAGLNRADAPVGVFLLVGPSGVGKTETALALADLLYGGERFLTTINMSEFQEKHTVSRLIGAPPGYVGYGEGGMLTEAVRQKPYSVVLLDEVEKADPDVMNVFYQIFDKGVANDGEGREINFRNTLILMTSNLASERIANLCQNGQRPTADDLEQAIRPTLTQHFKPALLGRMRVVPYYPISGEVLNELVGLKLARFGERLQRRQLQFSHCPALLENLAERCSHSDSGARLIDHLIDQHLQPLVVDRLLDAMASGESLQRVHATLDGEGTVVCEFA from the coding sequence ATGGAAATGATCAACGTCGATTTACAGCAGCTGGTGCAAGCCCTCGACGCGGCCAGCAAGCAGGACCTGGAAACCGCTGCCGAGCGTTGCGTGGTGCGCGGCGGCAGCAAGATTCTGGTGGAAGACCTGTTGCTCGGCCTGCTTGAGCGCCCGGAAGGCTTGCTGCCCCGCGCCCTGCAGGATGCCGACGTAGACGCCGGCGAGCTGGCCCGCGCCCTGCAACCGCGTGGCGAACACAACGAATCGCGCAACCCGGTATTTGCCACCGAACTGGTGCAATGGCTGCAGGACGCCCTATTGGTCGCCAGCCTGGAACTCGGCCAGAGCCAGGTCGATGAAGCCGCACTGATCCTCGCCCTGCTGCGCAATCCGATGCGTTACGCCGGCAGCCACTATCAGCCACTGCTGGCCAAGCTGAATGCCGAGCGCCTGCGCGAATTCGCCCTGGCCCAGCAGCAACCAACCGCCGCCGGCAAACCCGCAGCCGGTGGCGAATCCAACCTCTCGCGCTTCACCCACAACTTCACCCAGCAGGCCTGTGACGGCAAGCTCGACCCGGTGCTGTGCCGCGACGGCGCAATCCGTCAGATGATCGACATCCTCGCGCGCCGGCGCAAAAGCAACCCAATCGTGGTCGGCGAAGCCGGTGTCGGCAAGACCGCCATCGTCGAAGGCCTGGCCCTGCGCATCGCCGCCGGTGAAGTGCCGGCCGCGCTCAAGGGTGTTGAGCTGCTGTGCCTGGACCTGGGCCTGCTGCAAGCCGGCGCCAGCGTCAAAGGTGAATTCGAGCGCCGTTTGCAGGGCGTGATCGATGAAGTCAAAGCCTCGCCCAAGCCGATCATTTTGTTCATCGACGAAGCCCACACCCTGATCGGTGCGGGTGGCCAAGCCGGCAGTGGCGATGCCGCCAACCTGCTCAAGCCCGCCCTGGCCCGTGGCGAGCTGCGCACCATCGCCGCCACCACCTGGAGCGAATACAAGAAGTACTTCGAGAAGGACCCGGCCCTGGCCCGCCGCTTCCAGCCGGTGCAACTGCATGAGCCAACCGTCGATGAAGCCGTGACCATCCTGCGTGGCCTGGCGCCTGTTTACGAGAAAAGCCACGGCATCTACCTGCGTGACGACGCCGTGGTCGCCGCCGCCGAGCTGTCCGCGCGCTACCTGGCTGGCCGCCAACTGCCGGACAAAGCCGTCGATGTCCTCGACACCGCCTGCGCCCGCGTGCGCATCAGCCTGGCCGCCGCCCCGGAAACGCTGGAGCGCCTGCGTGGCGAGATCGCCGAAGGTGAGCGGCAGAGCGAGGCCATGAGCCGGGATATGGAAGCCGGCCTGCACATCGACAGTGAAAGCCTGGAACAACTCGAAGCACGCCTGAGCCAGGCCCGCGCCGAACTGGAGCAGATCGAAACCCGTTGGGCGGTGCAGCGTGAACTGGCCGAACACCTGCTGGAATTGCGCAAGCAGTGCGCCAGCCTGCGCCAAAACCCTACCGAAGCCGAGAACAGCGACGGCCAGGCCGTACAGCTGGAGCAACTGGAAGGCGAACTGCGCGCCGTACAAGCCGAGCTGGCCAGCGCTCAGGTGAATGAGCGCCTGGTCAGTTTTGAAGTCTGCCCGCGCCTGGTGGCCGAAGTGATCAGCCACTGGACCGGCGTGCCACTGAGCCAGCTGGCCCGCGAACACAACAGCAAGGTGCTGACCTTCGCCCGCGACCTCGGCCTGCGTGTACGCGGTCAGGCGCAAGCCATCGCCGCGCTGGACCGCTCCATGCGCGCCAGCGCCGCCGGCCTCAATCGTGCCGATGCGCCGGTCGGGGTATTCCTGCTGGTCGGCCCCAGCGGCGTCGGTAAAACCGAAACCGCACTGGCCCTGGCCGATCTGCTGTACGGCGGCGAGCGTTTCCTCACCACCATCAACATGTCCGAGTTCCAGGAGAAGCACACGGTTTCCCGGCTGATCGGCGCACCACCCGGCTACGTCGGTTATGGCGAAGGCGGCATGCTCACCGAAGCCGTGCGGCAGAAGCCTTACTCGGTGGTGCTGCTCGATGAAGTGGAAAAAGCCGATCCGGACGTGATGAACGTCTTCTATCAGATCTTCGACAAGGGCGTGGCCAACGACGGTGAAGGCCGTGAGATCAACTTCCGCAATACGCTGATTTTGATGACCAGCAACCTGGCCAGCGAGCGTATCGCCAACCTCTGCCAGAACGGCCAACGCCCGACAGCGGATGACCTAGAGCAAGCGATTCGCCCGACCCTGACTCAGCACTTCAAGCCGGCGCTGCTCGGCCGTATGCGCGTGGTGCCGTACTACCCGATCAGTGGCGAGGTGCTCAACGAGCTGGTCGGCCTCAAACTCGCGCGCTTTGGCGAGCGCCTGCAACGCCGTCAGCTGCAGTTCAGCCATTGCCCGGCGCTGCTGGAAAATCTCGCCGAGCGCTGCAGCCACAGCGACAGCGGCGCACGCCTGATCGATCACCTGATCGACCAGCACCTGCAACCGCTGGTGGTCGACCGCCTGCTCGACGCCATGGCCAGCGGTGAAAGCCTGCAACGCGTGCACGCCACCCTGGACGGCGAAGGGACGGTGGTCTGTGAGTTCGCTTAA
- the tssG gene encoding type VI secretion system baseplate subunit TssG, producing MDAAHGATAPALNRLSRGIREYSLFQGVQLVLERLQAAHPELDEEALYQRLELQANPSMGFPGSDIDRVHFFEEHGELRARLRINLVSLFGAGSPLPAFYGEQALGDSEDGNPTRDFLDLFNNRLQRLLLPTWQKYRYHTRFQSGAIDPFSAHLFALIGLGGETIRSASELNWKRLLPYLGLLSLRAHSAALIESVLRYYFKHADLHIEQCLERQVEILGEQRNRLGLANSQLGESLVLGEFVRDRGGKFRIHVQQLNWERFHEFLPIGSGYQPLCALVRFTLRDPLDYDIRLELRQDDIRELRLGADNPCLLGWTTWLGRDNADGVVTLGSQAH from the coding sequence ATGGACGCCGCGCATGGGGCAACAGCCCCTGCTCTAAACCGGCTTAGCCGGGGCATCCGCGAGTACAGCCTGTTTCAGGGTGTGCAGCTGGTGCTGGAACGCTTGCAGGCTGCTCATCCTGAATTGGATGAGGAAGCGCTGTATCAGCGACTGGAACTGCAGGCCAACCCGAGCATGGGGTTCCCCGGTAGCGATATCGATCGCGTGCATTTTTTCGAAGAGCACGGCGAGCTGCGCGCGCGCCTGCGCATCAACCTGGTCAGCCTGTTTGGCGCCGGCTCGCCGCTGCCAGCGTTCTACGGTGAACAGGCGCTGGGCGACAGTGAAGACGGCAACCCAACGCGGGATTTCCTCGACCTGTTCAACAACCGCCTGCAGCGTCTGCTACTGCCCACCTGGCAGAAATACCGCTACCACACACGTTTCCAGAGCGGTGCGATCGACCCGTTCTCCGCCCACCTGTTTGCCCTGATCGGCCTGGGCGGTGAAACCATTCGCAGCGCCTCCGAGTTGAACTGGAAACGCCTGCTGCCCTACCTCGGCCTGCTCAGCCTGCGCGCCCACTCGGCGGCGCTGATCGAGTCGGTGCTGCGCTACTACTTCAAACACGCCGACCTGCATATCGAGCAGTGCCTGGAGCGTCAGGTGGAGATCCTTGGCGAGCAGCGCAACCGCCTCGGTCTGGCCAACAGCCAGTTGGGCGAGAGCCTGGTGCTTGGCGAATTCGTGCGTGATCGCGGCGGCAAATTCCGCATTCACGTGCAGCAGCTGAACTGGGAGCGCTTCCATGAATTTCTGCCCATCGGCAGCGGCTACCAACCGCTCTGCGCGCTGGTGCGCTTCACCCTGCGCGACCCACTGGATTACGACATCCGCCTGGAACTGCGCCAGGACGACATACGCGAATTGCGCCTCGGCGCGGACAACCCCTGCCTGCTGGGCTGGACCACTTGGCTGGGGCGTGACAACGCCGACGGCGTGGTCACCCTCGGCAGCCAAGCTCATTAA